A window of the Radiobacillus deserti genome harbors these coding sequences:
- a CDS encoding pentapeptide repeat-containing protein yields the protein MALDVKKVDLQKADISGSKWKEVNAQELVIENVSLAKTSMNNVNMSKVVLNDVDLSEVKIQHTNFSHAVVDHVHLFGTEFHHAVLPMEGEHNFNPKEEYKPVSFHHCDLTKAQFDSCNLSKVEISNCDISGLKINGILIEELLKNT from the coding sequence ATGGCACTAGATGTAAAAAAGGTAGATTTACAAAAAGCCGATATTTCAGGTTCAAAGTGGAAAGAAGTGAATGCACAGGAACTGGTCATAGAGAATGTAAGCTTAGCTAAAACGAGCATGAATAATGTGAACATGAGTAAGGTCGTGTTAAATGATGTTGATTTATCTGAGGTGAAGATTCAACATACTAACTTTAGTCATGCAGTTGTTGACCATGTTCATCTTTTTGGAACTGAATTCCATCATGCTGTATTGCCAATGGAAGGGGAACACAACTTTAATCCTAAAGAAGAATATAAGCCTGTTAGTTTTCACCACTGTGATCTCACCAAGGCACAATTCGACAGTTGTAATCTTTCCAAAGTCGAGATTTCAAATTGTGATATCTCAGGATTGAAAATTAATGGTATCCTTATCGAAGAGTTATTGAAAAATACATAA
- a CDS encoding O-methyltransferase yields the protein MKQVNEYIDFIFTNKDPLLEEVLESIKENGMPSISVSPSSGKLLTLLVSISQAKNVLEIGALGGYSGICLARGFGVEGKLTSLELEEKYANLAYTNLSKAGYGNQVEYKIGPALQSLEELRDSEQKFDFFFIDADKENYLNYLNYCIELAEPGAVILADNVLAGGTIVDHNMPAKRYTEFMKTFNKSVAEHIKLESLLIPIGDGITVSRVKKEM from the coding sequence ATGAAACAAGTAAACGAGTACATAGATTTTATTTTTACAAATAAAGATCCATTATTGGAGGAAGTCTTGGAATCTATAAAAGAAAATGGAATGCCGTCGATTTCCGTATCTCCTTCCTCTGGGAAACTACTAACCTTGCTTGTAAGTATTTCACAAGCCAAGAATGTACTAGAAATAGGTGCACTTGGTGGCTATAGCGGAATATGCTTGGCAAGAGGTTTTGGGGTGGAAGGAAAATTGACTTCGCTTGAATTAGAAGAAAAATATGCGAACTTAGCCTATACAAATCTATCTAAAGCGGGGTATGGGAATCAAGTCGAATATAAAATTGGACCTGCCTTGCAAAGCCTTGAAGAATTAAGAGATAGTGAGCAGAAATTTGATTTCTTCTTTATTGACGCAGACAAGGAGAACTACCTTAACTATTTAAATTATTGCATTGAGCTTGCTGAACCAGGAGCCGTTATTTTAGCAGATAATGTGCTTGCTGGTGGGACTATTGTGGATCATAATATGCCGGCTAAACGATATACAGAGTTTATGAAAACGTTTAATAAGTCAGTTGCGGAACATATAAAACTAGAGTCCTTACTTATTCCAATTGGGGATGGAATCACAGTATCTAGAGTGAAAAAGGAAATGTAA
- a CDS encoding PhzF family phenazine biosynthesis isomerase — MKSVKVYHYDAFSQEPNKGNPAGVVLNGEDFSEAEMQEIALRAGFSETAFITKSDIATLGIRYFKPGREMDLCGHATMASVYALKTRGLLEDRTKFTMETKAGVLPIRITETKDETRITMKQATPQFKKFKGDVEALANSLGITPEDIDSELPIVYGSTGNWTLIVPIKELSVFKRMMPNTEAFPSVLAEIPDSSIHPLCLKTYHSDADMHGRHFCSPYSGAVEDAITGTASGVMGAYYATFIDNCFEKPLNLVVEQGQEINKDGRVRVQVSRDEQNLEVEITGSAIYVEEFDLDLGGRNSNG; from the coding sequence GTGAAATCCGTAAAAGTTTACCATTATGATGCGTTTAGTCAGGAACCGAATAAAGGAAATCCAGCCGGAGTTGTCCTTAACGGAGAAGATTTTTCAGAAGCAGAAATGCAAGAGATTGCATTAAGGGCGGGTTTCAGTGAGACAGCTTTTATAACGAAATCAGACATCGCGACCCTTGGGATTCGTTATTTTAAACCGGGGCGTGAGATGGACTTATGTGGACACGCCACAATGGCTAGTGTTTACGCTTTAAAGACAAGAGGCTTATTAGAAGACCGAACGAAATTTACAATGGAAACAAAAGCAGGAGTGCTTCCAATCCGCATAACGGAAACGAAGGATGAAACACGTATAACCATGAAACAAGCAACTCCACAGTTTAAGAAATTTAAAGGGGACGTAGAAGCATTAGCAAACTCACTAGGGATAACACCAGAAGATATAGATTCAGAGTTGCCGATTGTCTATGGTAGTACGGGAAATTGGACGTTAATCGTGCCAATTAAGGAACTGAGTGTCTTTAAGAGAATGATGCCAAATACGGAAGCTTTTCCATCTGTGTTGGCGGAAATTCCTGATTCCTCTATCCACCCGTTATGTTTAAAGACGTATCATTCAGATGCCGATATGCATGGAAGACACTTCTGTTCCCCTTATTCAGGAGCCGTTGAGGATGCGATAACAGGAACTGCTTCCGGAGTAATGGGAGCCTATTATGCAACCTTTATCGACAATTGTTTTGAAAAGCCCTTAAACCTTGTAGTGGAACAGGGGCAAGAAATAAACAAGGATGGGAGAGTTAGGGTACAGGTTTCTAGAGATGAACAAAACTTAGAAGTTGAGATTACTGGGAGTGCTATTTATGTAGAGGAATTTGATTTAGATTTAGGAGGACGAAACAGCAATGGATGA
- a CDS encoding nucleotidyltransferase domain-containing protein, translating to MNRLSPIEAAQQFIEKHFPNCQGAFLGGSTARGEYSKTSDLDIVVIDNSFNKSYRESLIEFSWPIEVFVHNRTSYQAFFESDKKRARPSLPRMIAEGIVLKDDGEMEAIRKEAAELLELGPEPWSKDVIDMKRYFITDALDDFIGSTNRAEDLFIANALTEQASEFVLRTNGKWIGASKWVVRSLKEYDGVLAQQFVSSFDLFYRNGDKSKVINLVDEILAPFGGRLFEGFSIGKS from the coding sequence ATGAATCGATTAAGTCCAATAGAAGCAGCACAACAGTTTATTGAAAAGCATTTTCCGAATTGCCAGGGAGCGTTTTTAGGTGGAAGTACAGCTCGGGGAGAATATTCCAAGACTTCCGATTTAGATATCGTCGTTATAGACAACAGCTTTAACAAATCATATAGAGAATCCTTAATTGAATTCAGTTGGCCCATCGAAGTATTTGTACATAATCGAACTAGTTACCAGGCGTTTTTTGAAAGTGATAAGAAGCGAGCAAGACCGTCTTTACCGAGAATGATTGCAGAAGGTATTGTCTTAAAAGATGATGGAGAAATGGAAGCGATTCGAAAAGAAGCAGCGGAGCTTTTAGAATTAGGACCAGAGCCTTGGAGTAAAGATGTAATAGACATGAAGCGGTATTTTATTACCGATGCACTAGATGACTTCATTGGGAGTACGAATCGAGCAGAAGATTTATTTATCGCTAATGCTTTGACAGAACAAGCTAGTGAGTTTGTATTGAGGACGAACGGGAAATGGATTGGCGCATCGAAATGGGTAGTACGTTCATTAAAAGAGTATGATGGTGTATTGGCACAGCAATTTGTGTCCTCGTTTGATTTATTTTACCGGAATGGGGATAAAAGCAAGGTTATAAATCTAGTTGATGAAATTCTAGCACCATTTGGAGGCAGACTATTCGAAGGTTTTTCCATTGGAAAGTCTTAA
- a CDS encoding SDR family NAD(P)-dependent oxidoreductase, translating to MGALIKQKVIITGAGSGIGKTLVHQCLNEGAAVIACDINEQSLIELKEENEYRDALFTYPLDVSKYQMVSDFFEYVNAEHTDITRLVNNAGIYLGKNILEYQTDEIDKVLDINIKGYVYFSQLFGKELLDRQSKGVIVNISSVSGMEGSSDAVYGLSKAAILGLTKSCAMNFAPYIRVNAVAPTMVDTAMMGTIPDWRKKEYLSHQLVDHPVMPEDIADTIVFLLSDKAKHYTGATFDINNGGYLR from the coding sequence TTGGGAGCATTAATAAAACAAAAAGTAATCATTACTGGAGCTGGTTCAGGGATTGGAAAAACATTAGTACACCAATGCCTAAACGAAGGAGCGGCCGTTATTGCCTGTGATATTAATGAACAGTCTCTAATTGAATTAAAAGAAGAAAATGAGTATCGAGACGCTCTTTTCACTTATCCATTAGATGTTAGTAAGTACCAAATGGTATCTGACTTCTTTGAATATGTAAACGCGGAGCACACCGATATAACGAGGCTAGTTAACAATGCCGGAATTTATTTAGGAAAGAATATTTTAGAATACCAAACAGACGAGATTGACAAGGTGCTAGATATAAATATAAAGGGCTATGTTTACTTTTCGCAGTTGTTTGGTAAAGAGCTATTAGATAGGCAGTCTAAAGGCGTTATCGTCAATATTTCCTCTGTATCCGGAATGGAAGGAAGCTCCGATGCGGTTTACGGCCTATCTAAAGCAGCTATACTCGGTTTGACGAAAAGCTGTGCGATGAACTTTGCTCCTTATATCCGAGTGAATGCAGTGGCACCAACGATGGTAGATACAGCAATGATGGGGACGATACCAGATTGGAGAAAAAAAGAATACTTAAGTCATCAACTAGTGGATCATCCCGTAATGCCGGAGGATATTGCTGATACAATAGTTTTTTTATTATCCGATAAAGCAAAGCACTACACAGGTGCTACCTTTGATATTAATAATGGAGGATATTTGAGATAG
- a CDS encoding protein phosphatase 2C domain-containing protein, with the protein MKTYKWVGSERTFIDDINILELDHMVVGRFGGNSSAGQTKNEDGCLVWVNLEEGWEFAVILDAHDSTESAELVVTTIDSMKQYIMDCLTEPLPQSFKSMETNIVETFQSKAFLEKCKQVKGETACLFVARKQNYLWWLSIGDCPLYVHHPELARLSEYQQNHRSFFEWIGKNSTFHQGVPSYSSGIKQLRQGETHIFMTTDGLIECPNTSYSNPEEIFKMFKAKTTKNGVQSLLEEIAKKGVRDSTTILSWKVYNEKDAVMPSDS; encoded by the coding sequence ATGAAGACGTACAAATGGGTAGGATCAGAAAGAACCTTTATCGATGATATCAACATACTTGAGCTTGATCATATGGTGGTTGGACGTTTTGGAGGCAACTCCTCTGCTGGTCAAACGAAAAATGAGGACGGTTGTCTGGTTTGGGTAAACCTAGAGGAAGGCTGGGAGTTTGCGGTCATCCTGGATGCGCACGATTCTACAGAAAGTGCTGAGTTAGTTGTAACGACTATTGATAGTATGAAGCAATATATTATGGATTGTCTAACGGAACCATTACCTCAATCTTTCAAATCTATGGAAACCAATATTGTTGAAACCTTTCAAAGTAAGGCATTCTTAGAAAAGTGTAAGCAAGTGAAAGGAGAAACCGCGTGTCTCTTTGTTGCTAGGAAGCAGAACTATCTGTGGTGGTTATCGATAGGAGACTGTCCGTTGTATGTGCATCATCCAGAGCTTGCTCGACTTAGCGAATATCAACAAAATCATCGGAGTTTTTTTGAATGGATTGGAAAAAATAGTACCTTTCATCAAGGAGTTCCGAGCTATAGTTCTGGGATAAAACAATTAAGGCAAGGGGAAACGCATATCTTTATGACTACAGACGGATTAATTGAATGCCCAAATACAAGCTATTCGAATCCAGAGGAAATCTTTAAAATGTTTAAAGCCAAAACTACTAAAAATGGAGTTCAATCCTTATTAGAAGAGATTGCTAAAAAAGGGGTTCGAGATAGTACCACCATACTATCCTGGAAGGTGTACAATGAAAAGGATGCTGTGATGCCAAGTGATAGCTAA
- a CDS encoding DJ-1/PfpI family protein, protein MKRTVGIFMFNEVEVLDFAGPFEVFSLAKLLDTDEKAFNVKLISQSEEPVTARNGLKVVPDFSFFNHPPIDILIIPGGYGAEEIEIHNQTALNWIVQQESKVEILASVCTGALLLAKAGLLDGRKATTHWMDTDRLEQEFPKVSVQRDVKFVDEGSIITSGGISAGINMSFHIVSRLHGNEVARNTAKRMEYDMDM, encoded by the coding sequence ATGAAACGAACAGTCGGAATTTTCATGTTTAATGAAGTAGAAGTACTTGATTTTGCCGGTCCATTTGAAGTGTTTTCCCTTGCGAAATTGTTAGATACAGATGAAAAGGCATTTAACGTTAAGTTGATTTCACAGTCCGAAGAGCCCGTAACAGCGAGGAATGGCCTAAAAGTAGTACCTGATTTTAGTTTCTTCAATCATCCGCCTATAGACATTCTCATTATACCTGGAGGATACGGAGCGGAAGAGATAGAAATTCACAATCAAACCGCGCTTAATTGGATAGTCCAACAAGAATCAAAGGTAGAGATCTTAGCCTCTGTTTGCACAGGTGCTTTATTACTTGCCAAGGCCGGCTTGTTAGATGGAAGAAAGGCAACGACTCATTGGATGGATACCGACCGACTAGAACAGGAATTTCCAAAGGTTTCGGTCCAAAGAGATGTGAAATTTGTTGACGAAGGTTCTATTATTACATCTGGTGGTATATCGGCAGGGATTAATATGTCCTTTCACATCGTTTCACGTCTTCATGGTAATGAAGTAGCGAGAAACACAGCGAAAAGAATGGAATATGATATGGATATGTAA
- a CDS encoding DMT family transporter, whose protein sequence is MKTSHGLLLTFCVIAISFAAIFVKWSDAPATIISMYRMYLACVLLLPVLWFKRADISRLTQKDWLFLALSGVFLGMHFALWFGSLKLTTVASSTIILSLQPIIALIGGYIFYKERVSMSMITTIVMSIIGVAIIGWGDFGLSPEVILGDFLSFLCVIAVVCYLLIGQNKVKTISHWVYSFFVFLFAGMALSIFNLVADIPMTGYSSREWGIFALLAIFPTAAHVIYNSLLKYMNTATISMTILGEPVGATILAAILLNEEIVGMQIVGGIFVLFGVFLFLTQQRKEAEKQKSVEVV, encoded by the coding sequence ATGAAAACATCGCATGGTCTACTACTAACGTTTTGTGTCATTGCCATATCGTTCGCAGCTATCTTTGTAAAATGGTCGGATGCGCCTGCAACGATTATTAGCATGTATCGCATGTATTTAGCTTGTGTGTTACTATTACCAGTTTTGTGGTTCAAAAGAGCAGACATAAGTCGCCTCACCCAAAAAGATTGGCTATTCCTTGCATTATCTGGGGTGTTTCTTGGCATGCATTTTGCATTGTGGTTTGGCTCCTTAAAGCTAACAACGGTAGCTAGTTCTACGATTATATTATCCTTACAGCCTATTATTGCATTAATTGGTGGATATATCTTTTATAAAGAGAGAGTGTCTATGTCGATGATCACAACTATTGTAATGTCTATCATTGGAGTTGCCATCATTGGATGGGGTGACTTCGGTCTTAGTCCGGAAGTTATTCTAGGAGACTTTTTATCTTTTTTATGTGTGATTGCGGTAGTTTGCTATCTTTTAATCGGACAAAACAAAGTAAAAACGATATCCCATTGGGTGTATAGCTTTTTTGTGTTTCTTTTTGCAGGTATGGCATTATCTATCTTTAATTTAGTGGCAGATATTCCGATGACTGGCTATAGTTCTAGAGAATGGGGTATCTTTGCGTTATTAGCGATTTTTCCAACGGCTGCACATGTTATATATAATTCACTTTTAAAATATATGAATACCGCAACGATTTCCATGACGATTTTAGGAGAACCGGTTGGCGCTACCATTTTGGCAGCTATCCTTTTGAATGAGGAAATAGTTGGCATGCAGATTGTAGGAGGGATTTTTGTGCTTTTTGGTGTATTTTTATTTTTAACACAGCAACGAAAGGAAGCGGAAAAGCAGAAATCGGTGGAAGTTGTTTGA
- a CDS encoding RNA polymerase sigma factor, whose product MEKLLNNLEGNLIQKTRDVKKDFDQIVSEYATDLWNFCRYLTGSPWDGEDLYQETLIKSFGILPLRWSEITDKKYYLFRIATNTWLDQCKKQKRVVGTLDDVPEPKVHFSDQLLLEEILISLEENLSPKQLAAFLLFDVFQFSAEEVAGIVRSTPGGVYANVQRTRKKITSIEPKSKPTSLPPTSPIIQAYLDAFNKGDLDQLLALISEQADNEAFLGFQEYSKDEMRKGSLRYGLPGNYAKEVILWGRPVIVVLTKEDNELHDIQYQEVENDQIVSHKSYFFRKELIFAAAKELGLKVQLVKPPVDWS is encoded by the coding sequence ATGGAAAAGTTGTTAAATAACTTAGAAGGGAACTTGATTCAAAAAACACGTGATGTCAAAAAGGACTTCGATCAGATAGTATCCGAATATGCCACAGATCTTTGGAACTTTTGTAGATACCTTACAGGCTCACCTTGGGATGGGGAAGATTTATATCAAGAAACATTAATCAAATCATTTGGTATTCTACCGTTACGATGGAGTGAGATTACAGACAAAAAATACTATTTATTTCGGATAGCAACGAATACCTGGTTAGATCAATGCAAAAAGCAGAAACGGGTGGTTGGGACTTTGGATGATGTTCCAGAACCAAAGGTGCACTTTTCAGATCAACTCTTATTAGAAGAAATACTTATTTCATTAGAAGAAAACCTGTCTCCAAAACAACTTGCAGCATTTCTATTATTTGATGTTTTCCAATTTTCTGCGGAGGAAGTGGCTGGTATCGTCCGAAGTACTCCAGGTGGCGTTTATGCCAATGTACAGCGAACTCGGAAGAAAATAACATCCATTGAACCAAAAAGTAAACCAACATCTTTACCACCTACGAGTCCCATCATCCAAGCCTATTTAGACGCATTTAACAAAGGGGATTTAGACCAATTGTTAGCTTTAATAAGTGAGCAGGCAGATAATGAAGCATTCCTTGGCTTTCAAGAATATTCCAAGGATGAAATGCGGAAGGGCTCTCTTCGCTATGGGCTTCCGGGTAACTATGCAAAAGAGGTTATTCTTTGGGGCAGACCAGTTATTGTAGTACTTACGAAAGAGGATAATGAGCTTCACGATATTCAGTATCAAGAAGTGGAGAATGATCAGATCGTTAGCCATAAAAGTTACTTCTTTCGGAAAGAACTGATTTTTGCGGCTGCAAAAGAGTTAGGATTGAAAGTTCAGCTAGTGAAGCCCCCTGTTGATTGGAGTTAA
- a CDS encoding serine hydrolase domain-containing protein: MDKKLKKIINYVEDIKERNDSSAAALVMLKDGKILLEHYSGTHSNSPNSRSISADSQFNLASARKSYLGLAVAYALYDGKLKSLDDYAIDYVEELDKELLGTTTIRHLVTHSHGLHEKDDGSVFREFEPGTNWAYRGVNIFMMTELIQKLYGKSFPELVRERVFQPLSFTKTDWYIESNNNLVQVIENPEEPASYKIGQSNDGFESNQHATALEFALWGNLHLNKGFANEKQVVPKKVIEIATNVQSPNYDNKHLPHNGLFWYIQDEPALKSEIGERVPKGSFQIVGITGPTLLVIPEYNVVVAKMYNKRYNYGGSNYLYYLKEFSNLVADAFQ; the protein is encoded by the coding sequence ATGGACAAAAAACTGAAAAAGATAATTAATTATGTAGAGGATATCAAGGAACGAAATGATAGTAGTGCAGCTGCTTTAGTTATGCTGAAGGACGGTAAAATCCTGCTTGAACACTATAGTGGAACGCACTCAAATTCACCTAATTCCAGATCTATAAGTGCCGATTCTCAATTCAATCTTGCTTCTGCACGAAAAAGTTATTTAGGATTAGCAGTTGCCTATGCGCTTTATGATGGAAAATTGAAAAGCCTTGATGACTATGCCATCGATTATGTTGAAGAGTTGGACAAAGAGCTTTTAGGAACGACAACTATCAGACATTTAGTCACACATTCTCACGGCTTACATGAAAAGGATGATGGATCCGTTTTTCGTGAATTTGAACCCGGTACAAATTGGGCATACAGGGGAGTTAACATCTTCATGATGACGGAGTTAATCCAAAAGCTTTATGGGAAAAGCTTTCCGGAATTAGTAAGGGAAAGGGTGTTTCAACCGTTAAGTTTCACAAAAACAGATTGGTACATAGAGTCGAATAACAATCTGGTCCAAGTCATTGAAAACCCCGAAGAACCTGCTTCTTATAAAATAGGACAATCAAATGACGGTTTTGAATCAAATCAGCACGCAACTGCCCTAGAATTTGCGTTATGGGGGAACTTGCATTTGAATAAAGGATTTGCAAATGAAAAACAGGTTGTACCGAAAAAGGTGATAGAAATAGCTACCAATGTACAAAGTCCCAATTATGATAATAAGCATCTACCACATAACGGATTGTTTTGGTACATTCAAGATGAACCAGCATTAAAAAGTGAAATCGGGGAGAGGGTCCCGAAAGGTTCTTTCCAAATAGTAGGAATAACTGGTCCGACACTATTGGTTATCCCAGAATACAATGTCGTTGTGGCAAAAATGTATAATAAGAGATACAACTACGGTGGATCCAATTATCTTTATTATCTTAAAGAGTTTAGTAATCTAGTAGCGGATGCATTTCAATAG
- a CDS encoding PhzF family phenazine biosynthesis protein: protein MDIFFINAFTKKEFKGNPATIVLIKEQKDGNWLQQFAKETNQPITTYIRKMDNKYQLSWFTPAKEIDLCGHGTMGASHVLWSEGVVEKNIPIDFETKAGKLKAEYTKEGIKLEFPVIESTPLDAFYNMQDVFPNVPIQEITWAKDRYIVEVESESIVQHVNPNFDLMKKLDGGVIITTSESKNYDIVSRYFAPHIGVMEDSVTGSAHCALAYYWAKKLNKTEFRAYQASDRGGELLVRVKDQKVEIVGDCMTLIKGTYQNR from the coding sequence ATGGATATTTTTTTCATTAACGCTTTCACTAAGAAAGAATTTAAAGGAAATCCGGCGACCATTGTCTTAATAAAAGAACAAAAGGATGGTAACTGGTTGCAGCAGTTTGCTAAGGAGACAAATCAGCCGATTACAACCTATATTCGGAAAATGGATAACAAATATCAATTAAGCTGGTTCACACCTGCTAAAGAAATCGACTTGTGTGGACATGGAACGATGGGAGCGTCTCATGTTCTATGGAGTGAGGGGGTTGTAGAAAAAAATATCCCGATTGATTTTGAAACAAAAGCAGGGAAATTAAAGGCTGAGTACACGAAGGAAGGCATAAAGCTCGAGTTTCCAGTCATCGAATCAACACCTTTAGATGCTTTTTACAACATGCAAGATGTTTTCCCTAACGTTCCAATACAAGAAATTACCTGGGCCAAAGATCGTTATATAGTAGAAGTTGAAAGTGAGTCTATCGTCCAACATGTGAACCCGAACTTTGATTTGATGAAAAAGTTGGATGGCGGGGTCATCATCACAACGTCAGAGTCGAAAAACTATGACATCGTTTCCCGTTATTTTGCCCCACATATAGGGGTCATGGAGGATTCTGTCACAGGTTCCGCACATTGTGCGTTAGCATATTATTGGGCTAAAAAGCTAAACAAAACAGAGTTTAGAGCATACCAAGCATCAGACAGAGGTGGCGAGCTCCTTGTTCGGGTAAAGGACCAAAAAGTAGAGATTGTCGGGGACTGTATGACTTTGATTAAAGGAACCTATCAAAATAGATAG